The Platichthys flesus chromosome 5, fPlaFle2.1, whole genome shotgun sequence genome contains the following window.
GGTTGAAGTTATGGCAATGAAGATTTATTGCTTATTGGATTATATTCAGCACTTTTTAAATATGAGGCTATCCCCTGTATATctagaaaatgaagaaaaatgtaataatttatattatttatgtgtttgtgtgtgtgcttgtaagtgtgagagagagcgagagtgttTAGTGGgtagagcgtggcctaggggatagagtgggtgttctgcaacaagagggttgctggtttgaatcccactctttcccatccgcatgcctaagtgtctttggcaaagacactgaacccctaaaatggcccctcaaaaatgttgattgtactaaaaatgtaagtcgctttggaaaaaagtgtcagttaaatgacatgtaatgtaataatggtCTTTTCTTGGTCGGTATAATTTAACGTATTGTGTCAATTGCACCTTTGATTTTGACACAGATATAAGGACTTgcaatcaagtaatctgtaaagtaactaagttactttgaaaaagttaagttactttacagatttcTTGATTttcagtgttgccaacttaaCAACTTTGTCGCTAAATCTGGCGACTTTCCAAACCCTCATGGcgactttttttgtcaaaagctactagcgacagatctagcgactttttctggtgatattggagactttctgctgttttggagactgacgtGAAAGCGCGTATCGTTCTGCAGTGACTGTCCTCAACGAGCAGCGGGTGCTGCCATGAGCCCCTCCACCGTCCCAATGTACTCACAAGCGGTCAGTCTCCCAGTAGCCTTGCGCAGCAGTCCAAGAagcagtcagagcagagaggagatccACACTCCGCGTCCTCCAGACTTCAAATGAATCGTGCATGCACAAAGCCACCGCTGATCCTGCCCTGTCTTAAAGAGAGGGATATaagtgtcaatgtatcttcactgtcactggaaaacatGAGTCATGAGTCATTGAAatcagtctcttcatcgatgcagagtccacatctcccgtgtggaacgtggtgaaactgaaccctttcaaGGCCCTGAAAACTCACTGacacgactgagcaacgtcctcagtgtgttttgtgtgctgaggtgctggcaaatgacagcacctcatgagtcattgagttcagtctcttcatcgatgcagagtccacatcgtgatgcatcAAGACATTTCAAGACCATTTCAAGAagtgtggaacgtggtgaaactgaaccctttcaggacactgaaacaaaacaaaaacaaaatcgtgtggcgcacatcatcctgcggagcacatcatcaccgcacatcactggcagcgcacatcatcctgcggggcacatcatcctgcggatcatcatcaccgcacataatcctgcggcgcacatcatcctgcggcgcacatcatcctgcggcgcacatcatcgtgaggCAGATGGCGGTTCTACATGGAATTATGCCCTGTGCAAGACCCCCTccgagcacatcatcctgggccccaggatgatgtgcgctgcaggatgatgtgctttGAGGATAATGTGCactgatgtgcgcagcaggatgaagtgtgccgcaGTATGATGTGAGCCACAggacgatgatgtgcgccacaggaagatgtgcgcagcaggacgaagtgcgccgatgtgcgccccaggatgatgtgcgctgcaggatgaagtgatttgaggatgatgtgcaccgcaggaccATGTGCGCAGCAGAATGAAGTGCGCAGAACGATGATGTGCAATGATGatatgcaccgcaggatgacgtgcgctgcacgatgatgtctgccgcaggatgatgtgtgctgcaggacgatgtgggCTTCAGGAAGATGTGCGCAGATCAGCGCTCCAggatcatcctgctgcgcactttctcctgctgcatacctcatcctgcagcgcacatcatcctgcagcccaCTTCATCCTgccatcatcctgcagcgcacatcatcacctcacatcatcgtgcagcgcacatcatcctgcgcccatcatcaccgcacatcatcctgcgcaaATATCATCCtcactgcacatcatcttggcgcacatcatcctgtggcgcacacaGAGTGAGCGGAGCATGGGCGGAGCCACGTAGCCTGTGTGTGTAAGCTGTCtgcgacacacacaacactgttcaggaagccactgcagaggggcggcTCTTCAGAGCCCCGGTTGCAGACCCCTGTCTAGGGCAAAAGAGCAATTTTTTACTGCTCCGcagttaaagagatgcggacatTAAAACATAGGGcgcgccacacagtttgataatCACTGCTCTATAGAGTGGATACCCCCTTGTCTGTTACATTTGGGAGACCATGAGGTGAACTCTCCCCGCACCCCGTCTCCTTCccctttctcacacagcatcaagcaggggcGCTGCAGTTGCAGGGGGAGCCATTTGCCAATTCCTtacacagtgatatgatagatCATAGAAAACCGCTTTGCGGGccagattacttttttttaagtgctcGTGCCCGCCCCACGTGACATGAGGAGGTGCCACCCCGGGCGGCTGCCCGGTTCGCCCAtgcccaaaaccgccactggGCAGACAATATCTtgcggcagacatcatcctgccgcgcacatcatcaccgcacatcattgtgcagcgcatatcatcctgctgcgcatatcatcctgcagctcacatcatcgtgcagcgcacatcatcctgtggtggacatcatcctgcggcgcacatcaatgtgaggcgcacatcatcctgcggtgcacagcATCCTGCGGCACaaatcatcaccgcacatcatcttgccgcgcacatcatcctgcggcacataTCAACACCGCAGATCATCGTGCgccgcacttcatcctgctgcgcacatcatcgtggcactcatcatcctgcagcgcagattatcctgctgctcacatcatcctgctgcgcacatcatcctgcggcgcacatcatcctgccatgcacatcatcctgccgtgcacatcatcaccgcacatcattgtgcagcgcacatcatcctgcagcccaCATCATcatgctgcgcacatcatcctgcggtgcacatcatcctgctgcgcacatcatcctgcagcacacatcatcctgcagcgcacagcatcctgtggctcacgtcatcatcgtgcggcgcatatcatcctgctgcgcacatcctcctgctgcgcacatcatcctgcggctcacatcatcctAGCATCATGTCACagacatcatcaccgcacatcatggTGAGGCACACAtaatcctgcggcgcacatcatcactgcacatcatcttgccgtgcacatcatcctgcggtacGCATAATCACTGCACACCATCGTGagtcgcacatcatcctgcagcgcacatcaaaGGAGGACGGTTTGAACTAGcgctagaagttccaccccacatcacagccttttgattagattgttattctaacatttaacaatacaggacaaaatcgatttatgtatgtgggttagggttagggttagggttagggtttcacTTCtcaagttattttgagaagtgacggcctatttcaatggcaagataaaaaaaaaagaatcaacagaagaatacggaagcatattgcattcacttttattttaaattttttggggcatttgtctTAGAATTTCcgagattattatctcagaaaaactgaataatttttgtgtgaagtgaatgtaatacgCTTCTGTAGAATAAAGCTTAATTTAAGTTTCAAGCATATttggggtgtttttttctcactttatgTACGTCCTAAATGCAAATTAGCATAATGTCCGGCGCGGACGTGGACCTCTCCCCCCCAAAACAAACACGTGTGCGGCaccgccggaggctcggtgcCGCACAGCGAGCCTCCTGCAGCGTGGAGAGGAGGACGAcagggcgactgctcccccagtcgcggcacgtgcccagcggttttaccacaaataccAAAATAGTTACGAaaagtgacttggacaagtaactttaatctgattactggtttggaaatagtaacgcgttagattactcgttactgaaaaagtGGTCAGAAGAGAGTAACGCGTTACTGGCATCACTGCTtgcaacacagacagacagtcttATTTAATATGTCATCGCATATTGTAGGAgccattttttatgttgtgtaggTATTTACTTTTCCACAAGGGTGCAGTATTGTTTCTGTTCCTTTCTTTTACCCCAGAATCTGCCCCAGCTGTGAGAGATCAGGAGAGCTGATTAGTTTGAGTGGAGTGGTGGTGGGAGAGACACAGTTTTTACACGACAGCCAGAGAATCAATAGAAGCTTTTTGTTTGTCAACTTGCCTTATccttttgttgaaataaacgGGAACCTCACCCAAAGACATCATAACCTTCGcaacctttcttttttattcaatcTGGAATCGAGTTAAGAACCATCCCAAACCACCATCAGGTGACAAGTTAGGTTTTTTGAATAGTCACCACACAAGTAAAAACTGTTTGCCCTGGATGGAGGACAAGTAAGGAGCTTTGCCTTGGATGGAAAGAGGCTGCTGTGTGGATCAAGAGGAGGCCATGGAGCTTGCAACCCCTTCCCCCTCTTCACCAGACAGAGCCAGATGAGAAAGGTAAAGGAAACAGCAGACAATAAAACTGCACGAACAAAGAAACTGAGCCTGTTTGAGTGATTTAATGGAACTAGACTGTGTTGATGCATTGGATTTTGGAACTGGATGTCATGAATGTTGATGAATGGAAAAGGTCATGAAAATGGAAAGCTAATtggaaaatggaggaaaatgATCATCACCTGTGAATGACTGCTATTGTCTGCTGACGTCACATGTTGACATATTGACAGTgtggaaatggagaaaaatgcTGATGTTGAAAATGTTATTCTTGAGGAGCGTGTTGCAAAAAGTGATGTTGCAACTGCAAACAGTGATGTTGCAAAACTTGAAGAACGTGCTGTAAAAAGTGATGttgcaaaaagagagagaaaattaacTGCAAAaggtgtttcatttctaatcGAAAACCTACAAAAGAACCGGAAGTTAACCTTGAATCAAGCATCCAAAATCAAGTTGCAGATCGATGATCTGTTATCTGTCAAAATAACAACTGATTCTTTGagcaatgttgaaaatcttATAAAGGAGTTTAATAAactgtgtgatgctgctgctgaaactcaTGATGCATTGATGGAAATGCCACTGCCTGAAGAAGAATGGAAAAGGCAGCAAACATGGTTTGAACAGAAATTTAAAGCAAATGAAAAGTTCATGTGTGATGTGTATAAATGGTTGAAGGATGCTCAAACACATTGTGACAAAGAGTCTGTACTTCAGGAGGATGAGATTCAACCAAATGTTGACCAGGAGGATGAGATTCAACCCAATGATagtatttcaaatgtttcccCCCTTGGAAAAACACGGGTCTCATCTAAGTCTAAATCTTCGTCTAAATCTTCCATCACAAGCTCTGCATGCTTACGAGCAAAAGCTGAAAAGGCAGCACTAATCCAACACATGGCTGCTCTGGAGAGGAAACATACACTGGAGGCTCAAGAGGAAAAACTGCATGCAGAACAGGAAAgattgaaaagacaaaaggaacAACTGGAAATGGAAACCCAACTAGCTGCTGCTACAGCTAAAATAGCCATACTGGAAAGCAGTGTGGTGGGAAGTGGTTCTACACCATCCGATGGAATGGACTCATATTTCAATAAAGCCACAAAATcaaaaatggaaatgtcacaaaggtcaaagtcagaACCAGTGCAACAACCACCCTCACAGCAACCACCCTCACACCTGCATGATGCACGCCCTAAGGAAAGAAAATCTGCCCAAACACAACCATGGGAAACCCTCACTTCAATACAACCCATGCAATCCCTACAAAGACCACCAGGAGGCCatacaactgtcttcaattaaCTGCAAGGTCACAGGTCAAGCAATGTTTGTACCACaccacaaatgaacacaaatgaaaataaaatacaggacATTGGCAACATTATGCAGCGACAAACAGAAATCACTGCTCAGCtggttcaacaacaacactcagcATCTCTTCCACCTCGAGCAATACCCATATTTGATGGTGACCCTCTACAGTATGGATCTTTTATCATGGCCTTTGCGCAGGGGGTTGAAAGAAAAGTCAATAATCTCCAGGACTGCTTGTACTACCTAGAACAGCACACCAGGGGCAGCCTAGAGAACTGGTCagaagctgctatcacatgccAAATGATCAAGGCTATCACAGAGCCAAGTATTTGTTAGAGGAACACTTCGGCAATGAAATGAAGATTGGGGCAGCTTACATGGAAAAAGCTTTAAGTTGGCCACCAATAAAAGCTGAAGATGTTGCCGCTCTTCAAACATACATGTTGTTCTTGAGAGGATGTTGCAACATGATGGAAAGTCTACAATATATGGCAGAAATGAATGTACCATCAAACCTGAAACAGCTTGTGATGAAACTGCcctacaaattaaaagaaagatggagagcagCTGTTTGTGACCTAAAGGAGAGACGAGGAAGTAGAGTTTTGTTCTCTGATTTGGTCAACTTTCTGGAACATCAGATCAAAATTCTCTCTGATCCTGTTTTTGGTAACctacaagacacacaaactgctacACTTAAAGGAAAAGCTCCCCCAAGATTTCCACCCAGGAATAAAAATCCAGCAACTGTGGCAGCTGTAAACACTTCAGCAGGTATAAGGTCTGCACCGCTCTACCATGCCTTTTCTTTATCAAAAAGCAAGACTACATCATGTTGCATATGTAAAGAGGATCACGCAATAGAAGATTGTGTACATCTTAAGAACAAAGTGCATCGTGAGAAACTTGATCTTTTAAGGCAAAGTGGTGTTTGTTTCGGTTGTCTAAAACCAGGTCATATCAGCAGGAGCTGCAAAAAACGTCTAACATGTGATGTATGTAACTTCAGACATCCTACAATGCTTCACAATCCAGCTAAATTCAGAACATTTGAACAGTCAAACAACACTGTTGTCCCTCAGCAGACCTGTGCTTACACTGGGGCCAGTACACAGAAATGTGTTCTCTCAATTGTACCTGTACAAGTAAAGGTTaagaatggaaacaaaattTTGACCACTTACGCTTTCCTTGATCCAGGAAGCTCAGCTACCTTTTGTACAGAACGCCTGATGAGACAGCTGAACATGGACAGTATCCAAACACACATCTTCCTGCGAACTATGGGACAAGCACACACTGTAAAGACTCATGTTCTGACTGGACTGGAAGTAGCTGGTTATGATGACAACAGGTTTCTAGACCTACCTGAGGTTTACACTCAACAAACCATGCCAGTTACAAGAAACAATATTGCGACAGAAAAGGATCTCAGAAGATGGCCTTACCTGCGAAAGATGAAAGTTCCCGAGCTTGAAGTTGGAGTGGATTTGTTGATTGGCACAAATGCCTCAAAGCTTTTGGAGCCTTGGGAAATCATTAACAGCTGTAATGATGGACCCTATGCTGTTCGGACCCTATTGGGGTGGGTGGTGAACGGCCCACTTAAAGGAAGTGGAAGTGATACAGGGAAGAATGGCTGCCCTACTGTCACTGTCAATAGGATCTCCATTGATAAAGTGGAACAGTTGTTAATCACACAATACAACCAAGACTTCAATGAAAGGTCATGTGATGACACTTTAATGTCAAGAGAAGATATGAGGTTTCACCACATTATGGAAAAAACAATTCGTCTTGAAAACAACCATTATTGTGTTGATTTACCTTTTAAggatgatgatgtcataatgCCAAACAATCGATGCATTGCTGAACAACGAGTCATgagtttgaaaagaaagtttCAGAGGAACAAAGAGTATCATCAGGAGTATGTGCACTTCCTTAATGATGTTATTAAAAGTGGCTATGCGGAGCAGGTGCCTCAACAGCAACTGAACGGAACTGAAGGTAAAATCTGGTACATACCACATCATGGGGTGTATCATCCCAAGAAGAAAACCCTGAGAGTTGTATTCGACTGTGGAGCAAGTTTCAAAGGCACATCTTTGAACAGCCAGCTGTTACAAGGTCCTGACCTCACAAATTCCCTCTTTGGTGTTCTTCTGAGATTTAGGCAAGAAGCAGTTGCCATCATGACTGATGTTCAAGCTATGTTTCACCAAGTCCAAGTTTCTCAGAAACATGTTGATTTTCTCCGATTTTTGTGGTGGCATAATGGAAATGTAATGCAACCGTTGGTGGACTTCAGAATGAAAGTTCATATATTTGGAGCAACTTCATCACCGAGCTGCGCCAATTATGCGTTAAAGAGAGTTGCTGATGACAACACGGCTCATTACAGTGACAAAGTGTTACAGACCATCAAACAAAATTTTTACGTGGACGATTGTTTAAAGTCTGTGTCTTCAGAAGAGGAAGCTTTGCAAATGGTACAAGATCTCACTGCTGCATGTGCCAAAGGAGGCTTTCGGCTCTCAAAGTGGATGAGCAACAGTCGAGCAGTTCTTGCCAGCATCCCTGAAGAAAATCGTTCCAAAGCAACCAAAGAGCTCAATTTGGATAAAGACAACTTGCCTGTTGAAAGAGCTCTTGGATTGCACTGGTGTGCAGAAACAGACATGTTCATGTTCAAGATTGCACTGGAAAATCGTCCATGTACCCGCCGTGGAATCTTGTCAGTGGTTAATTCTATCTATGGCCCTCTTGGTTTCTTGTCACCATTCACACTGCCTCCTAAGCTGATGCTACAAGAGCTGTGCAAAAGAAAAATTGGTTGGGATGACACAATACCACAAACCTTTCTGCAGAAGTGGACACAGTGGCTGACAAATCTGCATAAATTGTCACTGTTAAAGGTGGAACGGTGTATCAAGCCGAAGAACTTTGGAAAGGTAAGCAATGCACAGCTGCATCACTTCTCAGATGCTAGTGAGTGTGGATACGGCGCTGTTTCTTATCTGAGATTGAAAGGCATCTCTGATGAAGTTAACATTGCTTTCATGGTTGGAAAGTCCAGAGTCGCCCCCATGAAACAAACCACAATACCAAGGCTTGAACTCACAGCTGCTGTATTAGCTGTCAGACTAGACAAGATGATTACAAAGGAGCTTCAACTGGAATTGGACCAGTCAGTGTTCTGGACCGACAGCACGACGGTGCTTAATTACATTTCAAGTGAAACAAAGAGATTCCACACATTTGTAGCGAACAGAGTGGCTGTCATAAGAGAAGCTACAGAGGTGGCCCAGTGGAGGTACATAGGCTCTAAACAGAACCCCGCTGATGAGGCTTCAAGAGGACTGTCAGCTGAtgattttctgaaatgtgaacGTTGGCTCAAAGGACCAGAGTTTCTGCTGACTGAGGAAAGGACCTGGCCAAAACAGGAGGTAAACAAACCTGCCGTCAGCTTGGATGACCCCGAGGTCAAACAAGACCTCACAGTTAATGCTTGTGTTGTTGATGATGCATCCAATACTATGAACAAGCTTCTAACCTATTTTTCAGACTGGGAAAAACTCAAAACTTCAGTCGCCTGGTTTTTGAAGTTTAAAGACCTACTTCAACAGCTAAGGAAAAAAGGtaaaacatgcaacaaaggaCATCAACACAAAGCAAAGATAAATGTTCAACCATTGACACGGGATGACTTACATAATGCAGAACTGGAAATTGCACGCCTCTGCCAACAGCAAAGATTTCACAGGGAAATCTCCCTCTTGGAGAAAGGAGCATCATCTGTGCCAACCAACAGTGACATCTACAGGTTGGATCCCACACTCCAAGATGGGCTGTTGAGAGTAGGAGGCTGCCTGAGAAAAGCATCCATGCCTgaaacagtaaaacatccaaTAATTCTGTCTAAAGATCAATACATATCCAAACTTATCTTACAACATATTCACAAGCAAGTGGGTCACGCTGGACGTAATCATATGATATCTACACTTCGAAAAACCTACTGGATAACAAATGCAAACTCAGCCTGCAGGAAAATCATTGCTGATTGTGTTACCTGTCGTCGTCTTCAAGGGAGAGTTGGagaacagaaaatgtctgaccTTCCAGCTGAAAGACTCCTGCCAGACTTGCCACCGTTTACTAATACAGGCGTGGATTATTTCGGCCCTATTGACATCAAAAGAGGTCGCAGCATGGTCAAAAGGTATGGCGTAATCTTCACATGCATGACCAGCCGGGCAGTACACCTTGAAGCAGCCCACTCACTGACAACAGATTCATGCATAAATGCCATCCGACGGTTCATGTGTCGACGTGGGCAAATCTCCAACCTTAGGTCAGACAACGGCACCAATTTTGTTGGAGCTGAAAGAGAGCTAAGGGAAGCTCTTAGAGCCCTGGATCACAACAAAATTCAAAATGCTTTGGCAAAAAGAGGAATAGCATGGACATTCAACCCTCCTGCTGGATCTCACTAGGGCGGAACATGGGAGCGGATCATTCGCCTCATAAGAAAGGTGCTGTATTCCATTGTCAAACAGCAAACCATGGATGATGAGAGCTTTTGCACTATTCTTTGTGAAATTGAAGCCATTCTCAACAGTCGCCCAATAACCAAACTATCCGATGACCCTAATGACCTGGAAACACTTACACCCAACCACATTCTTCTGTTGAAGGCCAAaccccttcttcctcctggaCTTTTTGATGATAGTGATATATACATCAAACGAAGATGGAGACAGGTACAGTATCGGTCAGATTTATTTTGGAAGCGGTGGGTAAGGGAGTATCTTCCACTGCTCCAAGAAAGACAAAAGTGGACAAAGCCACGAAGGAATTTTTCTGTGGACGACGTTGTTGTTATCATGGACCCTTCTGCTCCAAGAAGTTCATGGCTGATGGGTAAAGTGACCAAAACCTTTCCAGACAGGAGAGGTGTTGTCCGGTCAGTTCAGCTGAAGACCAAGACAGGCTTTCTGGAGAGGCCTGTCACCAAGCTCTGCATGCTATTGGAGACATAAAGATTGTTATTAAAGACTGATTTATGGATTGTCttatgaaagaaagaagattTGATTTATGGTCACCGACttctgaaagaagaagaagaagatttgcacacacacacactctttttggctcctttttgaaatatgtttatataattgTAGTGCACACCAACACAATTATGGGGCCGGTGTGTAGGAgccattttttatgttgtgtaggTATTTACTTTTCCACAAGGGTGCAGTATTGTTTCTGTTCCTTTCTTTTACCCCAGAATCTGCCCCAGCTGTTAGAGATCAGGAGAGCTGATTAGTTTGAGTGGAGTGGTGGTGGGAGAGACACAGTTTTTACACGACAGCCAGAGAATCAATAGAAGCTTTTTGTTTGTCAACTTGCCTTAtcctttttgttgaaataaacgGGAACCTCACCCAAAGACATCATAACCTTCGcaacctttcttttttattcactctGGAATCGAGTTAAGAACCATCCCAAACCACCATCAGGTGACAAGTTAGGTTTTTTGAATAGTCACCACACATATGTTTTGAGTAAAACATCACATGCCATTGCCATTGCACTTCCCTGGCTGCTCAGAAACCCACCTGAGCCGGAAACGTAAAGCATTCTGTGGGTTTATGATGAGACTGATGAATTCACTGAATGTGGTCCACCTGTCGAAAGGAAAACAATATGCCTGTATAAAAACGTATTAGCCCGCCTCCAATTGGTTCAATTGGTTTGCATGTTCGTCACTAATTCTTAGCTCATCGCTGATAGGCTCGCATGTCGCTcagttgagcagcagcagacgcaCCTCGCGCTGATTGAACAAGGGATCTGTGTGGGAGGCGGGGAGTTTTCTAGTAAACCTTCTAGTAGGAGGGACTTTGGGGAATCCCACACACTGAATCGTCGAATTGCTGTGTCAGTCAGGGTCCTGGTCATCTCATTGGATCATTCTCAGCTCCGTAGAATATTTCTTCGGCAAATACCGTTAATCTTGTTGTATACAGAACGGGCGTGTCAAGGTAGACAGAATCACCACGATTACGCCACAAGAcataattttcaaaataaaatcctaaATCTTTTTAACAGCTGCCGCTGACAGTTACCTCTTGGTTTGGTCATTACTTAAGCAATCTTTCTAAAACATATGTGAAGTCAAgatatacacatttatattctaTCCTGGCTGTTGCGTTTCTTAAGAAGCGGTCTTTATTTTCCGACCGGAAGTGTaacagctttgtttttgtctaaCTAAATTTCACTAGGTGCAGTATCCTGTAGCGCTGACCCTCAGACACTCctacagcaggaggaggataaACCCCACACTGTCGGGATAAACTAGTCTTTAAGAGAAACATTTGCCTTCAGACAgccttattttttattttcttcttacCATA
Protein-coding sequences here:
- the LOC133953371 gene encoding uncharacterized protein LOC133953371; translated protein: MKVPELEVGVDLLIGTNASKLLEPWEIINSCNDGPYAVRTLLGWVVNGPLKGSGSDTGKNGCPTVTVNRISIDKVEQLLITQYNQDFNERSCDDTLMSREDMRFHHIMEKTIRLENNHYCVDLPFKDDDVIMPNNRCIAEQRVMSLKRKFQRNKEYHQEYVHFLNDVIKSGYAEQVPQQQLNGTEGKIWYIPHHGVYHPKKKTLRVVFDCGASFKGTSLNSQLLQGPDLTNSLFGVLLRFRQEAVAIMTDVQAMFHQVQVSQKHVDFLRFLWWHNGNVMQPLVDFRMKVHIFGATSSPSCANYALKRVADDNTAHYSDKVLQTIKQNFYVDDCLKSVSSEEEALQMVQDLTAACAKGGFRLSKWMSNSRAVLASIPEENRSKATKELNLDKDNLPVERALGLHWCAETDMFMFKIALENRPCTRRGILSVVNSIYGPLGFLSPFTLPPKLMLQELCKRKIGWDDTIPQTFLQKWTQWLTNLHKLSLLKVERCIKPKNFGKVSNAQLHHFSDASECGYGAVSYLRLKGISDEVNIAFMVGKSRVAPMKQTTIPRLELTAAVLAVRLDKMITKELQLELDQSVFWTDSTTVLNYISSETKRFHTFVANRVAVIREATEVAQWRYIGSKQNPADEASRGLSADDFLKCERWLKGPEFLLTEERTWPKQEVNKPAVSLDDPEVKQDLTVNACVVDDASNTMNKLLTYFSDWEKLKTSVAWFLKFKDLLQQLRKKGKTCNKGHQHKAKINVQPLTRDDLHNAELEIARLCQQQRFHREISLLEKGASSVPTNSDIYRLDPTLQDGLLRVGGCLRKASMPETVKHPIILSKDQYISKLILQHIHKQVGHAGRNHMISTLRKTYWITNANSACRKIIADCVTCRRLQGRVGEQKMSDLPAERLLPDLPPFTNTGVDYFGPIDIKRGRSMVKRYGVIFTCMTSRAVHLEAAHSLTTDSCINAIRRFMCRRGQISNLRSDNGTNFVGAERELREALRALDHNKIQNALAKRGIAWTFNPPAGSH